ACCCGCGAGGACGGCGAGCCCAAGGACCTCGTCGTCGCCGGACGCTATGTCGACGAATACACCTGCAAGAATGGCGAGTGGCGCATCAGCCGCCGCCGGGAAATAGTGGACTGGGCGCGTACCGACCCGGCCGCGGATGGTTTCCTCGAAGGAAACCCGCTCGTCCGGCCGGGAAGGCGCGGAACCGACTTCAGCCAGACCCGCGACTGGCCCGCGTGAAGTCCAAACGATCGAGGACGCCGAAATGACCGCACAGGACAAGATTTCCCGCTACTCCCCGGAGTTCGACGTTGCCGTGCGCGGCGACACGATCACCGCCGACCGCTACATCACGCGCGAGTGGATGGAACTGGAGAACAAGCACCTCTGGCCCAAGGTCTGGCACCTTGGCGGCGTGCTGGCGGACCTCGAGGAAGAGGGCGATTTCATCCGCCACAACTTCGGCAAGGAATCGGTCGTCATGGTCCGCCAGGCCGATGGCGGCGTGAAGGCGTTCTACAACACCTGCCCGCATCGCGGTAACCGCCTCGTCCTGGGCGACGTAGGTTCGGCCCCGCGCCTTACCTGCGGCTATCACGGCTGGCAGTTCGATCCCGACGGCACACTGGTCCACGTGCAGGACCCGGACGATTTCGCCGGTGGCAACCCCTGCGGCAAGGTCACGCTGTCCGAACTGCGCTGCGACACCTGGGGCCCGTTCGTGTTCTGGTGCATGGACGACGACGTCGCCCCGCTGCACGAATGGCTGTGGCCCTATACCGAGCGCCTTGCCGGCTACAAGCTCGACAACTGGGTGCGCGTGCTCAACGTCTCGGCGGACTGCGACTTCAACTGGAAGATCATCCGCGACAACTTCAACGAGAGCTACCACCTCCCCACGATCCACCCCGAACTCGCCACCTTCATCAACGATGGCCTGCCGACCACCGTGTTCGAGATGTACGAGAACGGCCACAACGCAATGTGGATGATCGGCCACCAGGCCACCAGCCGCAAGGACTACGTCAGTGGCGACGTGCCACCGGGCCTCTACGAAGCGGCGGAAGCCTGGGGCATCGATCCCAAGGAATATCGCGGCCGCACCGCCGATATCCGCGAGGCCGTGATCAAGGCCAAGCGCGAACGCGGCGCCGAAGCCGGCTATGACTACAGCACGATGACCGACCAGCAGCTCGTGGACTACTTCCACTGCACGCTGTTCCCCAACCTGACGATCACCATGTCGCCCGAACAGTGCCAGATCCTGCGCACCGAACCGCATCCGACGGACCCGGAGAAGTGCGTGTTCCAGCACTGGTGCCTCTATCCGCCCAACGCGAAGATGGCCGAGGTCGTCACCCCCGTGGGGCCGGCGCCGCTGCGGCACGACGCGATCCATCGCCACTCGGTCTATGGCGACGGCGTCTCGCTGGGCTTCGTGGCCGACCAGGACCTGTCCATCGGTACCACCCAGCAACAGGGCCTCAACTCGCGCGGCTTCAAGGGCTGCCTGCTTCCGGGCCAGGAAAAGCGCGTGCAGCGCTTCCACGAGAAGCTGAACGACATGGTTCTGGGCCACCCGACCAAGGCGCGGGAATAGAGCGCCTTTCTCTCGTCATTGCGAGGAGGCGAAGCCGACCAAGCAATCCAGAGCATGGGCAAACCGCACTGGATTGCTTCGCGACGCTCGCAATGACGACCGAAGAGAGTTGAGTACGGAATTGAGAGGACAACGATGAACGGCACTACCATTACCCCCGGCCAGGTCGGGCCCCACGTCATGCAGGCAGCCTTCATCGTCGAGGACGTGGAAGCCGCCGCGAAGGCCTGGATTGCCGCGACCGGGATCGGTCCGTTCTTCATGGTCCCGCACATCGAACTGGCCGAAGCGACCTATCGCCGCGCGCCGTCCGAGGGCATCGACTTCTCGGTCGCGCTGGCGCAGTCCGGCGGCATCCAGATCGAGCTGATCCAGCAGCACTGCGACCGCCCGAGCGCCTATCGCGACACCATCGCCAAGGGGCAGACCGGCTTCCACCACTTCTGCATCTACACCGGCGACTACGATGCCTGTCGCCAGCGCTATGTCGACCAGGGCTTCGCGGTCGCCATCGACGGCAAGTTCGGCGCGATGCGCTTCTGCTACGTCGACACCTCGGCGGCGCTCGGCTGCATGATCGAGATCGTCGAGGAGGACGAGAACCAGACCTCGGCCTTCACGCGGATTGCCGAAGGCGCTGCTGCCTGGGACGGCGTGACCGACCCCATCCGGCCCCTGTTCGGATAACGTTGTTCACGAAATGTTCTTTCAAATGTTTCCCCGGGGAAACATTTGCGCAAAAGTTCTAAGTGTTTGAGAGGATTGTATAAATGCAGTGCCCGATCGAAGATCGCCTTGCCATTCAGGACCTGATGATCGCCTATGCCCACGCGGTCGACACGGTCAGCGACATCGACGCGGTGCTCGACGTTTTCACCGAGGACGCGGTGTTCGACCTTTCCGGGATCGGCCTGACGCCGCAGGTCGGCCACGCCGGCATCCGCGAGTTCTTCACCAACGTCTTCGCCAACATGTCGCACCACGCGCACTACCTGACCAACTTCGCGGTCACCGGGTACGAGGGCGATACCGCATCCATGCGCGCCTATGTGATCGGCATGGGCGTGGGCAAGGACGGGCGCGCCGTGACGGTCAATGGCCGCTACTTCTTCGAGGTGCGCCGCACGGAAAAGGGCTGGAAGGCCACGCGCTATACCATGGACTTCCTGATGCCGCTTTCCGGCACGCTCGATAACGCCAAGTAACGACAAGAAAACGACAATACGATCAACCAACCCA
This window of the Novosphingobium aromaticivorans DSM 12444 genome carries:
- a CDS encoding VOC family protein → MNGTTITPGQVGPHVMQAAFIVEDVEAAAKAWIAATGIGPFFMVPHIELAEATYRRAPSEGIDFSVALAQSGGIQIELIQQHCDRPSAYRDTIAKGQTGFHHFCIYTGDYDACRQRYVDQGFAVAIDGKFGAMRFCYVDTSAALGCMIEIVEEDENQTSAFTRIAEGAAAWDGVTDPIRPLFG
- a CDS encoding nuclear transport factor 2 family protein; amino-acid sequence: MQCPIEDRLAIQDLMIAYAHAVDTVSDIDAVLDVFTEDAVFDLSGIGLTPQVGHAGIREFFTNVFANMSHHAHYLTNFAVTGYEGDTASMRAYVIGMGVGKDGRAVTVNGRYFFEVRRTEKGWKATRYTMDFLMPLSGTLDNAK
- a CDS encoding aromatic ring-hydroxylating oxygenase subunit alpha produces the protein MTAQDKISRYSPEFDVAVRGDTITADRYITREWMELENKHLWPKVWHLGGVLADLEEEGDFIRHNFGKESVVMVRQADGGVKAFYNTCPHRGNRLVLGDVGSAPRLTCGYHGWQFDPDGTLVHVQDPDDFAGGNPCGKVTLSELRCDTWGPFVFWCMDDDVAPLHEWLWPYTERLAGYKLDNWVRVLNVSADCDFNWKIIRDNFNESYHLPTIHPELATFINDGLPTTVFEMYENGHNAMWMIGHQATSRKDYVSGDVPPGLYEAAEAWGIDPKEYRGRTADIREAVIKAKRERGAEAGYDYSTMTDQQLVDYFHCTLFPNLTITMSPEQCQILRTEPHPTDPEKCVFQHWCLYPPNAKMAEVVTPVGPAPLRHDAIHRHSVYGDGVSLGFVADQDLSIGTTQQQGLNSRGFKGCLLPGQEKRVQRFHEKLNDMVLGHPTKARE